Part of the Pelagicoccus enzymogenes genome is shown below.
CCAAATACCAGAAAGTAAAGCATGGTCGTTATCACTGGGCTCACCACGCTCTGCCCCAGAATCACCATGAAACGCTTGATCTCGCGGCGAAACAAGATCCACGCCCCATACCAGCCCGAAGCCCGCTTCGCCTCCTCCGCGGTACGACGCATTCGCTCGCTCGCGAGCACACCGTTCGCCCTCATCCTCGCCCTCCCTTCTTTGCCAAGAGCCCTTTGAAGATATCCTCCAGCGAACTGCGACCCGCTCGAATGTCTACCACTACCAAATCGCGAGCTCGGGCGAAATCCAAGACAGCTCCGACCGCATGCTCCTCCTGCGTGGCTCCGCTCCCAGAGTCGTATTCGATTCTCAATACAGACGAAGACACCTGTTCAATTCGATCCGCTTGCAGCCCCGCAAAGACGCTCGCGGCCACGTCTTCGGAAAAACTCAGCTCCACCCAACGTTTCCCCAGCTCCAGCATCAGCTCCTCCCGAGGCTGCACCCGTAGGATTTTGCCGCCATCGATGATCCCAATCCGATCCGCCAGCTGCTCCGCCTCCTCCAAATAGTGCGTCGTTAGAACGATGGTCACCCCCTCGTCCCGCAAGCCGCGAACCACCTGCCAAAGGTCCTCCCTCAGCTCCACGTCCACGCCGGCCGTCGGCTCGTCAAGAAACAGCACAGCCGGGTCATGCATCAAGGCCTTACACACCATCAAGCGACGCTTCATGCCCCCGGAAAGGCGACGAGTGTTCGTATCCGCTTTCTCATACAAGGCAAATTTCTTCAGCATGGCCTCAATCTTCAGCCGATCCGGCTTGAGGCCATAATATCCCGACTGGAAGAACAAGGCTTCCCGCGCGCAAAAGAACCCATCGAAGTTCAGCTCCTGCGGCACTAAGCCCACCAAGCGCCGCGTAATTCGATAATCTTTACGTACATCGTAGCCGCCAATTTCGATCCTGCCCTCGAAATCCTGAATCAGCCCCGAGGCGCAGCCAATCGCCGTCGTCTTGCCCGCCCCATTTGGCCCCAACAAAGCGAAGATCTCCCCCGGCTCCACCTCCAAGTCCACCGCGTCCAAAGCCTGCAGCTTCCCGTAGCGCTTCGATACCCCCCGCAAACGCAATGCCGCTCCAATTCCATTCTCCGTCATCCCCTCGACCCAAACTCCCCCCGCCCCTCCACGCAAGATCCTTGTGGGAAGCGGCCTTGTGCCGCGATCGACACTTTTGCAATTTCCCCCTTCACAGATTCCCCAAGCCTCCCCACTATCCGAAACCAACTTGGTCAATCAGCCCCTGCCAATCACGTACAGCCACCAAAAATCAGTGTCCATCAGTGTCCATCAGTGGTTCAATAAAACCCAGATCGCCCTCATAAGCGTAGTCGCCCTCCTCCTTTCCAGCTGCTCGCGTATCCCCCAAGACCGCACCGAAGACGGCCGCACCATCGTTACCCTCTGGACCAGCTGGGCTGGCACCGAACGGGCCGGCATCGACTCCGTAGTCGACGACTTCAACGCCGCCCAAGGCGATATCTTCGTCCGCACCCTCAACATCACCGACCCGCAAACCAAGATCATGCTGGCCACCGCCGGAGGAAATCCCCCCGACATCGCCATCATGAACAACCAGTTCATCGCGCCCTACGCCGAGAACAACGCCCTCACCCCACTCGACGGCCTCTGTGAAAACGCTGACATCCGCCCAGAGCATTTCGTCAAAACCTTTTGGGAAACCGCCACCTACCGCGGACGCATTTGGGCCGTCCCCCTCACCTGCTCAGTCACCACGCTGCACTACAACAAAAAGATATTTCGCGAAGTCGGCTACGATCGCCCTCCCGAAACCCTCGAAGAGCTGGAGCGTATCAACGATCTCATTACGCAAAAGCGAGACGACGGGTCCATCTCCCGCATCGGACACTTCCCTCTCGAGCCTGGCTGGTGGCGCCCCGAGTGGAGCAATTGGTTCGGCCTCGGCTCCTATGACGGGGAAAACCAAATGCTTTTCGAAGCCGAAGGCTGGCAACAAGCTGCCGACTGGCTCGCTTCCTACCACCAACGCTTCGGCAAGGACGAGCTCATCAAGCTCCGCTCCGGCTTCGGCCGCTTCTCCTCCCCGCAAAACCCCTTCTTCGACGGAAAAGTCGCCATGGTCCTGCAAGGCATCTGGATGAACCGCTTCATCGAAACCTTCGCCCCCGACGATTTCGAATACGGCGTCGCCCCCTTTCCCGCCTCCGAGGAGGCCGACATCCCCTACTTCGCCATCGCCGACGCTGACCTCGCCGTCATCCCCAAAGGGGCCGACCACGTCGACGAAGCCTTCACCTTCCTCCGCTACCTCATCGAGGATGGCGGCCTCGAGAAACTCGCCCTCGCCCACGGCAAGATGACGTCCCTCAAAGCCGTGTCTCCAGATTTCTACGACAAGCACGACCACCCCTACCTCGACGTGTTCCTCGAGATCGCCAACTCCGGCTACGCCAAAGCCCGGCCCCAGCTCGCCCAATACCAAAACTACTTCACCGACACCAACGAAGCCGCCAACTCCCTCCTCTACGGCCTCGTCACTCCCGAGGAAGGCCTCGCCCAAATCCAGTCCCGCCAACAAAAGGCCCTCGACAAGAAACAGCTCCGCTGGTCCCGCGTCGAAGCCTCCTACCAAGACCTCTGGCAACAACAGATCGACGAATCGAAAAACTAAAATCGCCCACGAAGTACACTAAGACCACGAAGGTAAACTAAACTCTAATTCGTGCCCCTTAGTGCCCTTCGTGGACGAAAAAAAAATATGACCCGTACCCAGCGCATCAATACAACCAAGGGGCTCCTCTTCATCTCCCCCTGGATCCTTGGCTTCCTCACCTTTGCCCTCTACCCACTGATCGCGACCCTGTACTTCTCGTTCATGGACTACTCGGTGCTCGCTCCTCCCGTGCCCGTCGGCACCGAAAACTACGCCGAGCTCGCGACCGATACCAACTTCATGAAGGCCGTCTTCAACACCGTCTTCTTCGCCGCCATCTCCGTCCCCCTCAACACCGCCCTCGCCTGTTTCCTCGCGGTGCTGCTCAACTTCAACGTACTCGGCAAAAGCTTCTTCCGCACCGCCTTCTTCCTGCCTTCCCTCGTCCCCATGGTCTGCCTCGGAGTCATCTGGCGCTGGCTGCTCAACGGAGAAGTCGGCCTCATCAACCAAGTCGTCGGCCCCTTCGCCGACGTCGCCAATGCCGTGCTCGGCACCACTTTCGCTACCCCCGCTTGGCTTGAGGATCCCGCCTTCACCAAGCTCGGTCTCGTCGTGGCCAGCGTCTGGGGACTCGGACACGCCATGGTCATCTTCCTCGCCGGACTCCAGGAAGCGCCCGTGGAGCTCTACGAAGCCGCCGAGCTCGACGGAGCCGGCTTCTGGTCCAAGCTCAAGCACGTCACCATCCCCATGGTATCGCCCTACATTCTCTTCAACATGATCATGGGCTTCATCGCCGCATTCCAAGTCTTCGCGGTGCCCTTCGTCATGATGGACGGCGTCAACGAGCCCCCCGGCGGCCCTGGCGGCTCCATGCTCTTCGCCGCCACCTACATTTACCTCAAAGCCTTCCAAGACTGGGAAATGGGCTACGCCTGCGCCATGGCCCTCATCTTCTTCCTCCTCGTCGTCAGCCTCACCATCACCCTCATGAAACTCTCCGAACGCCGCGTCTACTACGCCGGAAAGTAATCTTCTTCTGCTTCTCCCTCTTCGTCTTCTTCAAAAAATAGAAGCAGATTAAGATAAAGAAGCAGAAGAAGACTCGTCCGAAACATCCTTCCTAATTCAACCCTTCCAAAGTGCCTACCCACAAACTCAGCCTCCTCGGAAAGATCCTCCTCTACGCGCTGCTGGTCCTCTTCGCCATCCAGTTCGCCGCCCCTTTCGCCTGGATGATCTCCACCGCCTTCAAGCCACTGGAGGAAACCATGGCCCTGCCCCCAGTGTGGATCCCCTCCGAGTGGAAATGGGAAAACTTCAAAGAGGCCATCGATTCCATGGGCAACTTCTGGCGCTACGCTGCCAACACCCTCTACGTCGCCCTCCTCTCCGTGATCGGTTCCGTGCTTTCCAGCTCTCTCGCCGCTTACGGCTTCTCCCGCATCGACTGGCCCGGACGCGACAAAGTCTTCTACCTTTGCATCGCCACCATGATGATCCCCTTTCCCGTCATCATGGTCCCCACCTATGCCCTCTTTCGCGAGCTCGAGTGGATCGGTACCTTCAAGACGCTCTACGTCCCCTTCTTCCTCGGCAACGCCTTCAACATCTTTCTGCTGCGTCAGTTCTTCCTCGGTATCCCCAAATCCATTACAGAAGCCGCCCGCATCGACGGCTGCAGCGAACTGCGCATCTTCTGGCAAATCATCCTGCCGCTCTCCAAGTCAGCCCTGCTGGTGATCGCCCTCTTCACCTTCATGCACAGCTGGAACGACTTTTTTGCCCCCTTCATTTTCATCAACGACCAAGAGAACTACACCCTCGCCCTCGGCCTCCAAGCCTTCCAGTCCCGCCAAGGCGGCACCGAGTGGCACTACCTCATGGCCGCCAGCACCCTCATCATCCTCCCCTTGATCGTGCTCTTCTTCTTCACCCAAAAAACCTTCATCCAAGGCATCACCGCGACAGGAGCGAAGGGGTGAGTGAGAGCGTCAGTTCTAGTAGGAAGCGACCTCGCGTCGCGATTATGAACCAAAACCTCGAATGCAACGTCCGCCCCATGCCAAAGACCTTCGCAAAGGCAGATATTCGGAACCGAATGCACGTTATTTCGTAACCTTCAATACAGTAGCACCCACACCATCTATCGCTGAAGTCAGCTACTTTCAGTCACTGTCCACAGCAGTTTTCGAGATGGAAAGCGCCAAGCAACTTTCCGAAGCGTCATTCACGGTTATGCCCGACCACGTGCATCTCTTGTTCAGGCTCGGGAGCACGCTCACGCTTTCCCAAGCTATTGCTAAACTGAAACAACGATCAAGAGGGAGTGCCCGCGTGAACCCCCTCCACTGGCAAAACGGTTTCCATGACCACAAACTCAGAAACGACAGCGAACTGCATCCAATTCTTCACTACATGTATTTGAATCCTTACCGAGCGAGACTACTCGACCAGGGTTCAATTTGGCACTATGTTCACGTAGAGCCGTCTGCTTGGAATTGGATCCAGCCGCTTCTCGACAAGGATTGCCCCTATCCAGAGTGGTTGACCGATTGATCGCGGCGCAAGGCCGCTTCCTACAAAGACAATTACTAGGTAGGAAGCGACCTCGCGTCGCGATTGCCCAATGCAGGATCAATCAACCTGATCCTCCAGCATCCCCCTACTGCCCCAACACCACACCTGGCAGCCAAGTCGTCAAAGCCGGCCAATAGGTAATCAGCAACACGCCCACCACAAAGACCACTAACATCGGCAGGGCCGCTCGAATCACCATGCTCATGGGCTTCTCGAAACGGTAGCTGGCCAAGAACAGGTTCATGCCGATCGGCGGGGTGATGTATCCAAGCTGCAAATTCGCCAAGAAAATGATCCCCAAATGCACCGGATCGATCCCAAAGGCCGCGCCCAGCGGAACAATCAAAGGCACGATGACGATGATGGCCGAGAAGATATCCATCAAGCAGCCAACCACGATCAGGAACAGATTAAGCAGCAACAGGAACACCAGAGGCGACTCGATATTCTCCGTGGCCCACGTAACCAGCTGGTCCGGAATCATCTCCGTCACCAAGTAGTTGGTGAAGCCCATAGCCACCCCGAGAATCAAGAGCACGCCGCCCACCAGCAAGCCGCACTCCGCCATCACTCCAGGAAGCTCCTTGAGCATGTAAACCTTACGCACCACCTTAGCGTCCACGATATAGAGTATCATCGCGTAAAAGGCCGACACCGCTGCCGCCTCCACCGGAGTCGCGTATCCACTGAACAAGGCAAACAGAGCCACCACCGGCAGCAGCATTTCACCCGTCGCTCCCCACGCAGCCTTGCCCAGCTCCTTGGCCCAGACTCCTAAATCCAAACCTGCCCCATCAGGCGAAGCCGCCTTCTTGGGTTCCCGCAAAATCCCGTATCCAATTGTCAATACAAGCAACAGGGTACCCGGCAATAGCCCTCCGAGAAATATCTGCTCTAGCGAAATGCTCACGCGAGAGGTGGACGCCACCACGCTGTACAAGATGAGCGGCAAACATGGCGGAAACAGCACCCCCAGCGAACCCGCTCCCGTCAGCAAGCCAATGCTGCGTCGGTCTCCGTAACCCGCAGCCAACAGGACCGGCATCAGCAGACCGCCCAGGGCCAAGATCGTAACCCCGCTGGCGCCCGTGAATACAGTGAAAAAGGTACAAACCAAAACCGTTACGATCGCCGGTCCCCCCCGCACCCGCCCGAAGAGGGCATTGATCAAGCGAATCAAACGTTGCGAGGACTGCCCCTGAGCCAAGAGGTATCCCGCGAGCGTGAAGAGCGGCAGCGTCACCAGCATGGGACTCTTCACCAAGTCGTATAAATTCAAGGCGAGGATCGGCCCCACCTCTTCCGGCCAATAACCACCCCAACCCCAGAACAGCACCAGAGCCGCGCCCGCCAAGGTCACGAAAATCGGAGCCCCCAGAACCGTAGCGATCAGAACCACAATCAGCAGCGGCCAAACGAAGCCGCTCACTTCCTCGAACTCGTAGAAACCAAAATAGAACAAGCCGGCGCTCACTACGATGGGGATCAGGCGGAGCCACCAACGATCTCCCGACTGCCAAATAAGCCGCAAGGTCAGCATGAAGAAGCCGAAAGGCAAAATCAGCTTGGCCCACCAAAGCGGGAACCCCGGGAACAGCTCCCCTTCCCGATCCGCAAACTCGCCAAATATGTACGCCCAACTTCCGGCAAACAAGGAAGCCGATACGAACACCGCCACCGTGCTGCTAATGTTCTTGGCCGCGGCCGCATACCCAGATTTCAAATACGCCGTAAAGGTGGAAAGGGAAAGCAAGCGAGCTTCGCGAGCCGCGATAACGCCGCCCACCATTGCCACGAATAGAACCAAGTGCTGCTGGATCGCAGAATTGCCGGAAATGCCCGAATCAAATTGACGCATCACGATCTCCAGAAGCGGCAAGAGCATCATAGCCCCCAAAGCGATCGCGATGGACCAGTTTTCCAGCCGGTTGAAAACCGCCAAAACCGGATCCCACCACTTGCGGGAATTCACCTCGGGATCGTTTGAGCCAATTTCTTCAGACACGCCCAACATGCAAGCCAGCCGCCCTATTGAAGCAAGGGGAAAGCATGGGGGCCGGCCATTCTATCGACAGCGCAACGTGCAGCAAAGGCAGGGTTGATCGCTGAGCTTCACGATCCTAAAAACTTAGACGCTCATAGAGCATATCTTTGACCGTAGGCTTGCAGCTTGCTGTAGACGGCAGTGCAGGTTCATCGACACGTCAACGCTTCGCCCTAAACACCATGAACAAGCCCCATCTCCTCTGCCTCAAACTACTGCTTATCAACGCCTTTGTTTGCACGCAAGCAGCGGACAACCCCACCCCGCTCGAGTGGACGACCACCCAGGACCACCAGAACATGATGGAGCAACTCGGCATTACCGAGCTACGCCCGGGGCGCAACGGCTGGGCCCAAGCCGGCGAACCAAACGCCGCCAACTACGACGAGTCCCAAGCCAATCCCTATCCCGACCTTCCCGAGCTCCTGGTCACCCTAGACGGTTCTCCCGTCGCGACTGCCCACGCATGGCGAACCATTCGACGCCCCGAGCTCATCGCCGCCTTCGAGTCGGAAGTCTACGGACGCATCCCGCAAAACGTGCCCGAGGTCGATTGGCGCATCGAACACAGCTACGAGAACCTCACCGTGGACAGCATTCCCGCCATCGCTCAAAGACTTGCTGGGGTGGTCGACAATTCCGCGTATCCAGAAATCGATGTCAGCATCGACGCAACCTTGGTCCTCCCCCAGAAAATGGACAAGCCCGCCCCCGTGCTCATCATGTTCGGCTGGAAACCACTGGAGTTTCCAGACGATGCTACGACCGCCTTCACCCTCGATGGCACTCCTTCACGCTTCAACGAAGACCCGCCTTCCTTCAGCCAACTGATCGCCGCCGGCTGGGGCATCGTCTACTTGATCCCGACCTCCTACCAAGCCGACAACGGGGCCGGGCTCACCCGCGGCATCATCGGCCTCGTCAATAAAGGACAGCCCCGCCAACCCGACGATTGGGGCGCCTTGCGAGCTTGGGGCTGGGGCGCCTCCCGCTGCCTCGACTACCTGGAAACGCGGCCAGAGGTGAACGTCCGCCAAGTCGGCATCGAAGGCGTTTCCCGCTACGGCAAAGCCGCCTTGGTCACCCATGCCTTCGACGAACGTTTCGCCGTCGGCTTCATCGCCTCCTCTGGCGCCGGCGGAGTCGCTCTGCATCGACGCAACTTCGGCGAGTCCACCGAAAACCTTGCCAGCTCCGGCGCCTACCACTGGTTCGCCGGCAACTATATCAAGTACGCCACGGAAAAATCCCGTTTCGGCCGCATGACCCCCGACAACTTACCGGTCGATTCCCACCAGCTGATCGCCCTCTGCGCTCCGCGCCCCACCTTCGTGAGCTACGGCATTCCGGAGAACGGCGATGCCCTTTGGTTGGACCAGCAAGGCAGCTACATGGCCACGGTGGCCGCCTCTCCGGCCTTCGCATTGCTAGGCGCCCAGGGCCTCGGCGAAACGAAAGACTATCGCACCGCCCCCTTGCCGCCAGTCAACCAAGACCTGCTGGATGGAGAGCTCGCTTGGCGTCAACACGACGGCGGCCACGAATCCCAATCCAACATGAAACACTTCCTCCGCTGGGCGGAGAAGAAGATGAGGTAGGGCCCGCTGTCTCAGCGGGCCGGTAGGAGCGACCTTGGTCGCGATTCGGAAATATGTGATCCTGCAATACGGACGACGTGGAAGTCGTCCCTCCACATCGCGTCCTGGAGGGACCGGTTCCACCCGGTCCGCAACTGTAGGATTAACTGCTGAAGCTCCGCGCTCCCCTCCCTACGCTTCCTCGTCGCTTCCGAATATCGCGTCGACGTAGTTGTCGATTCGATACTCCTGCAGATCTTCCGGCTTCTCGCCGAACCCAAGGAAAAAGATCGGCAGCTTGAGCTCGCGGTAGATTCCTACCAAAGCGCCGCCACGGCTGGTGCCGTCGAGCTTGGTGACTACCAAACCGTCCAAGCCAAACTTTTCGTTAAACACGCGGGCCTGCTCGATGGAGTTGGAACCTAGGCTGCCGTCCACGACCAACAAACTGTAGTGCGGAGCCGCTTCATCGTGCTTCTGCAGGACGCGGCGAATCTTCGCCAGCTCATCCATCAAGTTGCTCTTGGTATGCAAGCGGCCTGCCGTATCGATGATCAAGGTATCGTGACCACGAGCCTTAGCCGCTTGGTAAGCGTCGAAGGCTACCGCCGCGGAGTCCGCTCCGTGCTGACCGGCAATGATGTCGAGCCCAAGGCGTGACGACCACTCCTTCAATTGCTCGATGGCTGCCGCGCGAAAGGTATCGCAAGCAGCCACCATGGGATTGCGGCCATCCTGCTTGTACTGGTGGCCGAGCTTGGCCGTGGTAGTCGTCTTGCCGGAGCCATTCACCCCGATCAAACAGATCACCGTAGGCGATCCCTCCACAAATTGGATACGCCCTTCCGAACCGTCGAGCACCCGCTTGAGCACGGAGGAACCGATGGCGGCGACATCCTTGCCGCGCAGTTCCTTATCCTTCTTGTAGGCTTTCTGCGTTTCCTCGATGATTTCTTCGGTGGTTTCGTAACCGAAGTCGGAAGCGAAAAGCGCTTCCTCGAGCTCTTCGATGGAATTGGCGTCGAGCTTTTTGCGACCGAAGATCCCGCCTGTCTTTTCAGCGATGCTCTTGGCTGACTTGGCGAGGCCTTGCTTGAACTTCTTGAAAATCGATAGCATTGGATCCCTATCTAAAAACTAAGCGTATCCGTAAAAAAACTACTCCCAGCTGGCCGTACGGGAAGGACGGTCGAGACCGCCCTTGAGCTTGTCCAAGATTCCGTTCACGAAGCGGCGGGACTCGGCGGTGGAGAATTCCTTACTCAGGTCGATCGCTTCATTGATGGTGACAACCGGCGGAATGTCCTTGCGATAGAGCAGCTCGTAGACTGCGAGGCGCAGGATGGCGAGGTCGATCTTGGCGATGCGGTCGAAATCCCAGTTCTTGGCCAGCGACATGATCTTGTCGTCGATCTCCGCGGAGTACTCGATGACGCCGTGCACTAACTCTTCTGCAAAGTTATAGTAGTCACGCTCTTCCTCGAGGCCTTGGAAGAATACGGTCAAGTCATCGGACAAATCGTTGGGACGATTGATCGACCAAGCGTAGATGTATTGCATCGCGGCGACGCGACACTGACGGCGTTGAGATTTTTTTCCCTCGGACATGTCTTAAAGATAGTTGCGGCGCAGCTTCGCCATTTCCAGAGCACATTGCCCAAATTCCGATCCCTTGGGGATCGATCCGATGCAGCGCTCGCGCACTTGCTCCTCGTTCTCTCCCACGATCAGGCCAGCGACTACAGGCAATCCCGACGTTACAGCCACCTGCTGAAGCCCATGGTTCGCGGAATCGGAAACCATCTCGTAGTGGCGCGTTCCACCGGCGATGACCACGCCGAGAGCGATGACCGCATCGAACTTGCCCGTATCTACCAAGAACTTGGCCGCGACCGGCAACTCGTTGGCTCCGGGGACGCGTTCCACGACGATTGCGTCGTCCGCCACTCCCGCCTGTTTGAGGGCGGCAAGGGCTCCGTCGAGCAAGCCCGCGACATACTCCTCGTTGAATCGGGCTGCAACGACACCGATCCGGAAGTCGGACCCGTCGATTTTCAGCGCGGATGGCGATAGTTGGCTCATAATAAGAACAAGTTAAGAACAGCTACG
Proteins encoded:
- the ftsY gene encoding signal recognition particle-docking protein FtsY; its protein translation is MLSIFKKFKQGLAKSAKSIAEKTGGIFGRKKLDANSIEELEEALFASDFGYETTEEIIEETQKAYKKDKELRGKDVAAIGSSVLKRVLDGSEGRIQFVEGSPTVICLIGVNGSGKTTTTAKLGHQYKQDGRNPMVAACDTFRAAAIEQLKEWSSRLGLDIIAGQHGADSAAVAFDAYQAAKARGHDTLIIDTAGRLHTKSNLMDELAKIRRVLQKHDEAAPHYSLLVVDGSLGSNSIEQARVFNEKFGLDGLVVTKLDGTSRGGALVGIYRELKLPIFFLGFGEKPEDLQEYRIDNYVDAIFGSDEEA
- a CDS encoding TRAP transporter large permease subunit, with product MSEEIGSNDPEVNSRKWWDPVLAVFNRLENWSIAIALGAMMLLPLLEIVMRQFDSGISGNSAIQQHLVLFVAMVGGVIAAREARLLSLSTFTAYLKSGYAAAAKNISSTVAVFVSASLFAGSWAYIFGEFADREGELFPGFPLWWAKLILPFGFFMLTLRLIWQSGDRWWLRLIPIVVSAGLFYFGFYEFEEVSGFVWPLLIVVLIATVLGAPIFVTLAGAALVLFWGWGGYWPEEVGPILALNLYDLVKSPMLVTLPLFTLAGYLLAQGQSSQRLIRLINALFGRVRGGPAIVTVLVCTFFTVFTGASGVTILALGGLLMPVLLAAGYGDRRSIGLLTGAGSLGVLFPPCLPLILYSVVASTSRVSISLEQIFLGGLLPGTLLLVLTIGYGILREPKKAASPDGAGLDLGVWAKELGKAAWGATGEMLLPVVALFALFSGYATPVEAAAVSAFYAMILYIVDAKVVRKVYMLKELPGVMAECGLLVGGVLLILGVAMGFTNYLVTEMIPDQLVTWATENIESPLVFLLLLNLFLIVVGCLMDIFSAIIVIVPLIVPLGAAFGIDPVHLGIIFLANLQLGYITPPIGMNLFLASYRFEKPMSMVIRAALPMLVVFVVGVLLITYWPALTTWLPGVVLGQ
- a CDS encoding carbohydrate ABC transporter permease; this translates as MTRTQRINTTKGLLFISPWILGFLTFALYPLIATLYFSFMDYSVLAPPVPVGTENYAELATDTNFMKAVFNTVFFAAISVPLNTALACFLAVLLNFNVLGKSFFRTAFFLPSLVPMVCLGVIWRWLLNGEVGLINQVVGPFADVANAVLGTTFATPAWLEDPAFTKLGLVVASVWGLGHAMVIFLAGLQEAPVELYEAAELDGAGFWSKLKHVTIPMVSPYILFNMIMGFIAAFQVFAVPFVMMDGVNEPPGGPGGSMLFAATYIYLKAFQDWEMGYACAMALIFFLLVVSLTITLMKLSERRVYYAGK
- a CDS encoding REP-associated tyrosine transposase; this translates as MQRPPHAKDLRKGRYSEPNARYFVTFNTVAPTPSIAEVSYFQSLSTAVFEMESAKQLSEASFTVMPDHVHLLFRLGSTLTLSQAIAKLKQRSRGSARVNPLHWQNGFHDHKLRNDSELHPILHYMYLNPYRARLLDQGSIWHYVHVEPSAWNWIQPLLDKDCPYPEWLTD
- a CDS encoding carbohydrate ABC transporter permease; translation: MPTHKLSLLGKILLYALLVLFAIQFAAPFAWMISTAFKPLEETMALPPVWIPSEWKWENFKEAIDSMGNFWRYAANTLYVALLSVIGSVLSSSLAAYGFSRIDWPGRDKVFYLCIATMMIPFPVIMVPTYALFRELEWIGTFKTLYVPFFLGNAFNIFLLRQFFLGIPKSITEAARIDGCSELRIFWQIILPLSKSALLVIALFTFMHSWNDFFAPFIFINDQENYTLALGLQAFQSRQGGTEWHYLMAASTLIILPLIVLFFFTQKTFIQGITATGAKG
- the ribH gene encoding 6,7-dimethyl-8-ribityllumazine synthase, producing MSQLSPSALKIDGSDFRIGVVAARFNEEYVAGLLDGALAALKQAGVADDAIVVERVPGANELPVAAKFLVDTGKFDAVIALGVVIAGGTRHYEMVSDSANHGLQQVAVTSGLPVVAGLIVGENEEQVRERCIGSIPKGSEFGQCALEMAKLRRNYL
- the nusB gene encoding transcription antitermination factor NusB, with the translated sequence MSEGKKSQRRQCRVAAMQYIYAWSINRPNDLSDDLTVFFQGLEEERDYYNFAEELVHGVIEYSAEIDDKIMSLAKNWDFDRIAKIDLAILRLAVYELLYRKDIPPVVTINEAIDLSKEFSTAESRRFVNGILDKLKGGLDRPSRTASWE
- a CDS encoding acetylxylan esterase — protein: MNKPHLLCLKLLLINAFVCTQAADNPTPLEWTTTQDHQNMMEQLGITELRPGRNGWAQAGEPNAANYDESQANPYPDLPELLVTLDGSPVATAHAWRTIRRPELIAAFESEVYGRIPQNVPEVDWRIEHSYENLTVDSIPAIAQRLAGVVDNSAYPEIDVSIDATLVLPQKMDKPAPVLIMFGWKPLEFPDDATTAFTLDGTPSRFNEDPPSFSQLIAAGWGIVYLIPTSYQADNGAGLTRGIIGLVNKGQPRQPDDWGALRAWGWGASRCLDYLETRPEVNVRQVGIEGVSRYGKAALVTHAFDERFAVGFIASSGAGGVALHRRNFGESTENLASSGAYHWFAGNYIKYATEKSRFGRMTPDNLPVDSHQLIALCAPRPTFVSYGIPENGDALWLDQQGSYMATVAASPAFALLGAQGLGETKDYRTAPLPPVNQDLLDGELAWRQHDGGHESQSNMKHFLRWAEKKMR
- a CDS encoding ABC transporter substrate-binding protein gives rise to the protein MSISVHQWFNKTQIALISVVALLLSSCSRIPQDRTEDGRTIVTLWTSWAGTERAGIDSVVDDFNAAQGDIFVRTLNITDPQTKIMLATAGGNPPDIAIMNNQFIAPYAENNALTPLDGLCENADIRPEHFVKTFWETATYRGRIWAVPLTCSVTTLHYNKKIFREVGYDRPPETLEELERINDLITQKRDDGSISRIGHFPLEPGWWRPEWSNWFGLGSYDGENQMLFEAEGWQQAADWLASYHQRFGKDELIKLRSGFGRFSSPQNPFFDGKVAMVLQGIWMNRFIETFAPDDFEYGVAPFPASEEADIPYFAIADADLAVIPKGADHVDEAFTFLRYLIEDGGLEKLALAHGKMTSLKAVSPDFYDKHDHPYLDVFLEIANSGYAKARPQLAQYQNYFTDTNEAANSLLYGLVTPEEGLAQIQSRQQKALDKKQLRWSRVEASYQDLWQQQIDESKN
- a CDS encoding ABC transporter ATP-binding protein — its product is MTENGIGAALRLRGVSKRYGKLQALDAVDLEVEPGEIFALLGPNGAGKTTAIGCASGLIQDFEGRIEIGGYDVRKDYRITRRLVGLVPQELNFDGFFCAREALFFQSGYYGLKPDRLKIEAMLKKFALYEKADTNTRRLSGGMKRRLMVCKALMHDPAVLFLDEPTAGVDVELREDLWQVVRGLRDEGVTIVLTTHYLEEAEQLADRIGIIDGGKILRVQPREELMLELGKRWVELSFSEDVAASVFAGLQADRIEQVSSSVLRIEYDSGSGATQEEHAVGAVLDFARARDLVVVDIRAGRSSLEDIFKGLLAKKGGRG